The sequence GGCGTGGTCCAGCTGCCCGGTCGGCTCGTCGGCGAGCAGGAGCCGGGGCTGGCAGACCAGCGCGCGGGCGACCGCGACGCGCTGCGCCTGTCCGCCCGACAGCTCGTCCGGCACCCGCGCGGCCAGAGTCCCGATGCCGACGGCGTCCAGAGCGGCGCGGGCCCGGCGGATCGCCTCGGCGGGGTCGGCGTCGGCCATCAGCAGCGGCAGCGTCACGTTCTCCACGACGTCGAGCGACGGCACCAGGCTCGGCCCCTGGAAGATGAAGCCGATCCGCCCGGGTACGCCGAGCGGGTGGCCGCCGAGGCCGGGCCAGCCGACCGTTCCCGCGGTGGCGGGCCGCAGGCCGCCCAGCAGGTGCAGGAGCGTGGACTTGCCGGAGCCCGACGGCCCCATCACGCCGATCTGGTCGCCGGGCCAGACCTGGAGGCTCACGCCGTGCACGGCCACGACGGCGGCCTCGCCCGTCCCGAAGGTGCAGGCCAGGTCGCGG is a genomic window of Pseudofrankia inefficax containing:
- a CDS encoding ABC transporter ATP-binding protein yields the protein MRRRHLPAQTGAGSEREPDEAEAWAEQPPLVECRDLACTFGTGEAAVVAVHGVSLQVWPGDQIGVMGPSGSGKSTLLHLLGGLRPATAGTVGWPGLGGHPLGVPGRIGFIFQGPSLVPSLDVVENVTLPLLMADADPAEAIRRARAALDAVGIGTLAARVPDELSGGQAQRVAVARALVCQPRLLLADEPTGQLDHAAADVVMTSLLDARARLGAALVVSTHDPLIADRLSGRWVMRDGAVTGTSSPAERVAR